Below is a window of Sporosarcina ureae DNA.
TTCGTTGCCTTGTTTGCCTATCAATACCACTTTTTCACCTTCAGGATATTCACAAGGTAATCGGATCATGCATTGGTCCATACAAATGGTTCCGACAATAGGTACCCTTTTACCGTCAATCAGTACTTCCTGACCATTTAACGAACGCTTCAATCCATCTGCGTAGCCTATTGGTAATGTAGCAATCCATTCTCCTTCAGCAGCTTCATACGACCCACCGTAGCTAATTTTTTCACCAGCCGTCATTCTTTTCACATATGCTACTTCAGTTTCAATCGTCAATGCCCGCTCGAGTTTAAATGGTAGTTGCTTTGCTACCGTATCGGAAGGCGGGATGCCGTATAAACCTATGCCAAAACGAACAGCATCTAGTGCATAATTAGGAAACAGTAATGCCCCTGCACTATTTGACGCGTGAACGAGACGCGGCTTTTCAGGCAAGCGATTCACAAGGTGCATAAATCGTTCAAACTGTCGCCGCGTTGGCTCCCGATCATCTTCATCAGCACGTGCAAAATGAGTAAAAACGCCATCTATAGTTAGACTAGACTGTTGAATGCATTTCACTAATTGAGCAAGTTCTTCTTCAGTTCGTACTCCAATTCTACCCATTCCACTGTCGATTTTTACATGAATTCTACATTTATTATCAAACGGTTGCTGAGCGTTTACTTGTTTTACCCAATTCGCACTTGTGACCGTTAAAATAATACGTTGTTGCGCCGCTATCGCTGCAAATGAAACTGGCGAAACCCCTAGCACAAGTATATCGGCAGTCGGTTGTGTTTTTCTGAGCGTCATCGCTTCATCTGGCGTGGCAACAGCGAACATTTCTGCTCCCGCCTGCAATGCAGCGGAAGCAGCCTCCGCTACTCCATGCCCGTAACCATCTGATTTAACGACCGCGATCAGCTTAGTTTCTTTAGGTAAATAAGAAATGAGGTGTTTTGCATTATGCTTAATAGCCGCTGTATTAATAATCGCACGTGTTGGCCGATATTCCGTTTCGTTGAACATTACTTTCCACCTCGTTATAGGATAGACTGTCGCATAAAATAATTATCTATCCAAAGGCATAGCCAAGTCAATTGATTTCAGTTGTTGATTATTTCGATTCTGTTGCTGTCATCGAGTTTGCTACAGTAATCAATTCTTCCTTGCTTAACATATCCGATGCCACAAAGAACGCCATACCATTTGCTTCCCAGTGAATCGATTGTTCTGTCAATGCCGCCACTGCAAATCCTAGATCAACAGGATCACCTTCTATGGATACAGGCATTTCATTTAATGGCTTTTCAGCTGGTTCCTGAATAACGACATACTCCTTATCCCCACTGAATGTCATGATCACACGCTGCCCATTCTCAATCTCTACACTCTTCTCTTCTGACAGTGTTGTACCTTGTAGATTTGCAACTGGATAGTAGGTTTGTTGATTTGCCTTAGCTTGGTCTTCCCCATCACCTTCTGTTGCTTCTTCATCAGTATCCGCTTTGTCACCGTCCGCTTTCGGTTTATCCATTTTCACCTTATATTCAGCAACTTTATGCTCTACACCCAATGCAATTTTATCGAACTTAATGGAGATCTTTTCTTCACCATTTTCATCGTGAATCGTCACCTTGCTTGGCAACAATGTCTTTTTATCAATATGAATCTTCTGAGTTGGTAAAAGTGACTTATGATTATTGCGTGTAGCCGTTTCAAAGATATACTCTTTTTCCTTTTCTTCCATGACCGCTGCTTTGTCTGCCTTAATATCTTCAGCAAGGGTTCCGATTAAATATCCTTGACTGTTCTGGGCAGGCCAATCACTTTGAAACTTATACGTTTTGCCTAGTGATGGTGTAATGACGAATACACCTTCTTCGTTACGAACAATCATTTGTGACTCGCCATTACCCGATTGCGTCACATTTACTTTGTAAAACTCCGGCTTGGTATGCCATACTTCTACATTGTACACCCGAGGTTCTGAACCTGTTTTGATTTCCATCGAGGCATTTAATTCATACCCTTTTGTTTCATTCCACTTATTGCTGAGCTTCTTCATGACATCTTCTTTGGAAGGCTTACCGCATCCTCCTAGTACCAACATAACTGCGACGACTGTTAATAACATAATCTTTTTCCGCATTCTTTTCATCCTTTCTCCAATCAATTCGGGTAGCTTATCTTATGAGAGGGATGAATCGAATATGCGAGCTTGTTTTAATTTCTATTTGACTGTCTTCAGGATTCTATCAAAACCACTTGCGCCGCAGCTACTGTTTGAGTATGTGTAATGCTGACGAACCCTTGAGCTAGCTGTTTACGGAAGTACAATACAGGACGTCCGCTTGCTTCCGAAATGACTTCAATATCGAGAAAATTGCAATCTGTTCCGATTCCAGTGCCGCGAGCTTTGGAAAACGCTTCTTTCGCAGCAAAACGACCTGCTAAGTATTCTATTTTTCGGTGACCACTTAAAGTTTCATACACGTGTAATTCCCTTTCAGATAGTATGCGCTCTCGAAACTTACTATTGCGACCATCCAAACGAGCTACGCGATCCAATTCCACGATATCTAATCCAATTCCTTGAATCAAAATGAACAACTCCTTTCCCTTCAAGTTAAATACTATGTATAATCAGTAAAGAAGATTGAGGTGAAACCATGTTTATACGAACAGAAAACTTTTCACAATATGTTCGCGCCTATCCCGTCGTGACATTTTTGTTAGCCTTGAATATCGGGATATTTATCTATACACTGATTCCCGGCATTGGAGATCAACTCTTTTTACTCGGCTTGGGGGATAACTTCCTCATTGCGAATGGAGAGTATTGGCGCCTAATAACACCGATGTTTTTGCACGGCGGTTTCATGCACCTGTTATTTAACATGTTCTCGCTTTTCGTTTTCGGGCCAGAGCTTGAAAAGATTGCAGGGAAAGCACGTTTTATTACGGTG
It encodes the following:
- the alr gene encoding alanine racemase → MFNETEYRPTRAIINTAAIKHNAKHLISYLPKETKLIAVVKSDGYGHGVAEAASAALQAGAEMFAVATPDEAMTLRKTQPTADILVLGVSPVSFAAIAAQQRIILTVTSANWVKQVNAQQPFDNKCRIHVKIDSGMGRIGVRTEEELAQLVKCIQQSSLTIDGVFTHFARADEDDREPTRRQFERFMHLVNRLPEKPRLVHASNSAGALLFPNYALDAVRFGIGLYGIPPSDTVAKQLPFKLERALTIETEVAYVKRMTAGEKISYGGSYEAAEGEWIATLPIGYADGLKRSLNGQEVLIDGKRVPIVGTICMDQCMIRLPCEYPEGEKVVLIGKQGNEEIVIEEWSERLHTIPYEIAVTFSTRIPRVYT
- a CDS encoding LolA family protein gives rise to the protein MRKKIMLLTVVAVMLVLGGCGKPSKEDVMKKLSNKWNETKGYELNASMEIKTGSEPRVYNVEVWHTKPEFYKVNVTQSGNGESQMIVRNEEGVFVITPSLGKTYKFQSDWPAQNSQGYLIGTLAEDIKADKAAVMEEKEKEYIFETATRNNHKSLLPTQKIHIDKKTLLPSKVTIHDENGEEKISIKFDKIALGVEHKVAEYKVKMDKPKADGDKADTDEEATEGDGEDQAKANQQTYYPVANLQGTTLSEEKSVEIENGQRVIMTFSGDKEYVVIQEPAEKPLNEMPVSIEGDPVDLGFAVAALTEQSIHWEANGMAFFVASDMLSKEELITVANSMTATESK
- the acpS gene encoding holo-ACP synthase, with protein sequence MIQGIGLDIVELDRVARLDGRNSKFRERILSERELHVYETLSGHRKIEYLAGRFAAKEAFSKARGTGIGTDCNFLDIEVISEASGRPVLYFRKQLAQGFVSITHTQTVAAAQVVLIES